Proteins encoded in a region of the Deltaproteobacteria bacterium RIFCSPHIGHO2_02_FULL_44_16 genome:
- a CDS encoding phosphate ABC transporter substrate-binding protein PstS: MKNSFKKLFTSLFTLAFIITTPFAWGADTLLMNGAGATFPYPLYSKWFYEYQKKNPNVKFNYQSIGSGGGIQQILSKTVDFGASDAPMSDLELTKVKEPLLHIPTVLGAVVIAYNLPAVGTGLKLTGPIIAEIFLGKITKWNDPQIVTINPDKPLLNQPILVVHRSDGSGTTYVFSDYLSKISRNWLVRAGTGKSINWPAGLGAKGNEGVTGLVKQTPGSIGYIELGYAVQNNLPVALVQNKAGNFIEPNIASISAAAAETKIPEDYRVSLTHPVGASAYPISSFTYLLVYERQPDHQKAKAFHDFLTWSFHEGQTMASPLHYAPLPSAVITRLEKTTTKIGPLQ; the protein is encoded by the coding sequence ATGAAAAATAGTTTCAAAAAACTTTTTACTTCACTCTTCACGCTTGCTTTCATTATCACCACACCTTTTGCATGGGGCGCTGATACCCTTCTGATGAACGGTGCAGGAGCGACATTTCCTTATCCTCTTTATTCAAAATGGTTTTATGAATATCAAAAAAAGAATCCCAACGTAAAATTCAATTATCAATCAATCGGCAGCGGTGGAGGCATTCAACAGATTCTTTCCAAAACAGTTGACTTCGGTGCTTCGGATGCTCCGATGTCTGATCTTGAATTGACCAAGGTGAAAGAACCTCTTCTTCATATTCCAACGGTCTTAGGTGCAGTCGTCATTGCTTACAATCTTCCTGCCGTGGGAACAGGTTTAAAATTAACGGGTCCCATCATTGCTGAAATCTTTTTGGGAAAAATTACCAAATGGAATGATCCCCAAATTGTAACCATCAATCCCGATAAACCACTTCTCAATCAACCTATTTTAGTGGTCCATCGATCTGACGGGAGTGGAACCACCTATGTTTTTTCTGATTATCTTTCTAAAATCAGTCGCAATTGGCTTGTGCGAGCAGGGACAGGAAAATCGATCAACTGGCCGGCTGGGCTTGGCGCCAAAGGGAATGAGGGAGTCACAGGACTTGTGAAACAGACACCGGGTTCAATCGGTTACATTGAGCTTGGGTACGCGGTGCAAAACAATCTCCCTGTTGCGCTGGTTCAAAATAAAGCTGGAAATTTTATAGAGCCAAACATTGCTTCTATTTCGGCTGCAGCAGCAGAAACAAAAATACCCGAAGATTATCGTGTTTCGCTGACACATCCTGTCGGAGCATCAGCCTATCCGATAAGTTCGTTCACGTATCTTCTCGTTTATGAACGACAACCTGATCATCAAAAGGCAAAGGCTTTCCATGATTTCCTCACCTGGTCTTTTCATGAGGGCCAAACCATGGCATCGCCTCTGCACTACGCCCCTCTTCCATCAGCGGTGATTACGCGTCTTGAAAAGACGACCACCAAAATCGGCCCCCTACAGTAA
- a CDS encoding pyruvate dehydrogenase (acetyl-transferring), homodimeric type: MTRVVFPFETPYINTIPVSTQPPYPGDEMLERKIKSLIRWNAMAMVVRANRNLEGIGGHISTFASSATLFEVAFQHYFKGPDHPEGQDQVFYQGHAAPGIYARAFLEGRLTEAQLVNFRQELQPGGGLPSYPHPYLMKNFWEYPTVSMGLSPLMSIYQARFNRYLHDRELKDTSGSRVWAFLGDGEMDEPESMGSLTVASREKLDNLTFVINCNLQRLDGPVRGNGKIIQELESLFRGAGWNVIKVIWGRDWDPLLAQDEHGYLAERMNEAVDGDYQKYVVAPGSYTRQHFFGKTPELSKMVEHLSDEQIRRLGRGGHDAQKVNAAYKAAIEHRDRPTVVLCKTIKGYGLGEAGEGRNITHQQKKMNEAELRFFRDRFDIPISDKDLKTTPFYRPSEDSEEVQYLVERRRALGGFVPQLRNKKKSLATFDLKEFPEFLQGTGKDRKVATTMAFTSMLSKLLRHERLGKFIVPIIPDEARTFGMDPLFRQVGIYSGVGQLYEPVDSDMLLYYREAKDGQLIEEGISEAGAGATFAAAGTCDAAHGVPMIPFYTFYSMFGFQRIGDLIWAMQDMPCRGFLLGATSGRTTLNGEGLQHQDGHTPLFASAYPRVRTYEPAFAADLLVMLQQGIYEMYERGEDVIYYLTLQNENYEMPPLPEGVEDGIIRGIYLFQKAAAEKGWHRVQLLGSGSILMQVLRAQKILAERYQIAADVWNVTSYSELRREALEIERWNMMHPQEKPYEPYIVTTLKNAEGPIIAASDWMRVVPDQLLRWVPKLFSLGTDGLGRSDSRAALRRFFEVDAESIVIATLTQLKNEGKIKPDIIVQAMNDFGFPPDKPDPMRA; the protein is encoded by the coding sequence ATGACACGCGTCGTATTTCCATTTGAAACGCCTTATATCAATACCATTCCGGTAAGCACGCAACCTCCCTATCCCGGCGATGAAATGCTGGAGCGTAAAATTAAGAGTCTTATTCGATGGAACGCCATGGCCATGGTCGTTCGAGCAAATCGAAATCTCGAGGGGATCGGCGGGCATATTTCGACCTTTGCTTCTTCAGCCACTCTCTTTGAAGTAGCCTTTCAACATTATTTCAAAGGTCCGGATCATCCAGAAGGACAAGATCAAGTTTTTTATCAAGGTCATGCAGCTCCTGGCATCTATGCTCGTGCTTTTTTAGAAGGGCGCCTGACAGAAGCGCAGCTCGTCAACTTTCGCCAAGAACTTCAACCAGGGGGCGGACTTCCCTCGTATCCGCATCCATATCTGATGAAAAATTTTTGGGAATATCCCACGGTGTCGATGGGACTCTCTCCTCTGATGTCCATCTACCAAGCACGCTTTAACCGTTATCTGCATGACCGTGAACTGAAAGACACCAGTGGATCGCGTGTCTGGGCATTTTTGGGTGATGGTGAAATGGATGAACCCGAATCGATGGGATCGCTGACCGTCGCTTCGCGTGAAAAACTCGATAATCTCACCTTCGTGATTAATTGTAATCTTCAACGTCTCGATGGTCCCGTGCGAGGGAATGGGAAAATTATTCAGGAACTCGAATCGCTCTTTCGTGGTGCAGGTTGGAACGTGATCAAAGTGATTTGGGGACGTGATTGGGATCCTCTTCTCGCTCAAGATGAACATGGATATCTTGCAGAACGTATGAATGAAGCGGTTGATGGTGATTATCAAAAATATGTGGTTGCTCCTGGAAGTTATACGCGGCAACATTTTTTTGGAAAAACTCCTGAACTTTCAAAGATGGTCGAACATCTTTCTGATGAACAGATTCGACGTCTCGGTCGCGGCGGGCATGACGCACAAAAAGTCAATGCTGCTTACAAAGCTGCAATAGAGCACCGTGACAGACCAACGGTCGTGCTCTGTAAAACCATTAAAGGATATGGGCTTGGAGAAGCGGGTGAAGGTAGAAATATTACACATCAACAAAAGAAAATGAATGAAGCAGAGCTGCGCTTTTTCCGTGATCGATTTGACATTCCTATTTCAGATAAAGATTTAAAAACGACTCCTTTTTATCGTCCTTCTGAGGACAGTGAAGAGGTGCAGTATTTAGTGGAGCGGCGTCGTGCGCTCGGTGGTTTTGTTCCACAACTGCGAAATAAAAAGAAATCTCTTGCGACATTTGATCTCAAAGAATTTCCCGAATTCCTCCAAGGAACAGGAAAAGACCGAAAAGTTGCAACGACCATGGCGTTTACTTCCATGCTTTCAAAACTTTTGCGTCATGAACGATTAGGAAAATTTATTGTTCCTATTATTCCTGATGAAGCGCGCACGTTTGGAATGGATCCTCTTTTCCGACAAGTCGGCATTTATTCAGGAGTCGGGCAACTGTATGAACCGGTCGATTCCGATATGCTTCTTTATTATCGTGAAGCAAAAGATGGGCAGCTCATAGAAGAAGGGATTAGTGAAGCAGGAGCAGGAGCGACCTTTGCGGCAGCAGGAACCTGCGATGCAGCGCACGGTGTTCCGATGATTCCTTTTTACACTTTTTATTCGATGTTTGGTTTTCAGCGCATTGGGGATTTGATCTGGGCCATGCAAGATATGCCGTGTCGCGGTTTTCTCCTCGGTGCTACTTCGGGACGAACCACGCTCAATGGTGAAGGCTTACAACATCAAGATGGACACACTCCTCTTTTTGCAAGCGCTTATCCGCGCGTGCGAACGTATGAACCTGCGTTTGCTGCTGATCTTCTGGTTATGTTGCAACAAGGCATTTACGAAATGTACGAGCGTGGCGAAGATGTGATCTATTACCTCACCCTTCAAAATGAAAATTATGAAATGCCACCCTTACCTGAAGGAGTTGAAGACGGCATTATTCGTGGCATCTATCTTTTTCAAAAAGCTGCTGCAGAAAAGGGATGGCATCGCGTTCAACTCCTTGGCAGTGGCTCCATTCTCATGCAAGTTCTGAGAGCCCAGAAAATTTTGGCAGAGCGTTATCAGATTGCCGCTGATGTCTGGAATGTGACGAGTTACAGCGAACTCCGTCGCGAGGCGCTTGAAATCGAACGATGGAATATGATGCATCCTCAAGAAAAACCTTACGAACCTTACATTGTCACAACCCTCAAAAATGCTGAAGGTCCGATCATCGCTGCAAGCGATTGGATGCGAGTGGTTCCAGATCAACTTCTTCGATGGGTTCCAAAACTCTTTTCACTTGGTACCGATGGACTTGGACGCAGTGACTCTCGCGCTGCCCTTCGTCGTTTCTTTGAAGTCGATGCTGAATCGATTGTCATCGCAACGCTGACGCAACTGAAAAACGAAGGAAAGATAAAGCCCGATATCATTGTGCAAGCTATGAACGATTTTGGTTTTCCTCCTGATAAACCTGACCCGATGAGAGCTTAA
- a CDS encoding tRNA pseudouridine(55) synthase TruB: MIININKPAGITSHDVVDVVRRITGERRVGHAGTLDPFATGVLIVGVTREGTKQLGEISKNTEKEYRATLCLGKMSSTGDLTGEIREGGDPSSLTRKQIENVLSTFRGESEQVPPAFSAIKINGTPAYKLARKGQRVELQPRKIFIHTLELVDFESPYLTITVTCSSGTYIRTLAEDIGKKLNVGAYLTELTRTRVGTFQLAESISLSDLHQEKGL; the protein is encoded by the coding sequence ATGATCATAAATATCAACAAACCAGCAGGTATAACGTCGCATGATGTGGTCGATGTCGTGCGTCGCATCACAGGTGAGCGACGTGTCGGTCACGCTGGCACACTCGATCCTTTTGCAACCGGTGTCCTCATTGTTGGTGTCACACGCGAAGGGACCAAACAACTCGGAGAAATTTCGAAAAATACGGAGAAAGAATATCGAGCCACACTTTGTCTTGGGAAAATGAGTTCCACGGGAGATCTTACCGGAGAGATTCGAGAAGGCGGCGATCCATCGTCACTCACGCGCAAACAGATTGAAAATGTCCTGAGCACATTTCGAGGAGAGAGCGAGCAAGTTCCTCCTGCATTTTCAGCCATCAAAATAAATGGGACTCCGGCTTACAAACTTGCGCGTAAAGGACAGCGGGTAGAACTTCAACCTCGAAAAATTTTTATTCATACACTGGAACTTGTCGATTTTGAATCCCCTTATCTCACCATCACTGTCACCTGCTCTTCAGGCACGTATATCCGAACTCTTGCTGAAGATATCGGTAAAAAATTAAACGTCGGAGCTTATCTCACTGAACTTACGCGAACACGTGTTGGAACATTTCAGCTTGCTGAAAGTATATCGCTTTCAGACCTTCACCAAGAAAAAGGCCTCTGA